The DNA window AGATGGTTCTGAAGTCATAATAAACTCCAAATCTACCTTGACTTACGATGAAGATAACTGGGAGAATAATAGAACATTAAACCTTAAAGGTGAAGCTTATTTTAAAGTTAAAAAAGGAAGCACGTTTACTGTAGAAACTGATAATGGCAACGTTCAGGTTTTAGGAACACAATTTAATGTAAACTCTGTTAGTGACTTGCTTGAAGTCGTTTGCTTTGAAGGTAAAGTAAGTGTGCAAACTAAAAATGAAAACTACATTTTATTGCCTACAAATACTGTGAGACGTATTAATGGTGATGACATAGAAAAATGGGACATTTCGATTGTTAATCCGAGTTGGATCAATGGCGAAAGCAGCTTTAAAAGCGTGCCTTTAAAGTATGTGATTTCTGCTTTAGAATCACAATATAATATTGAAATTAATTCAGATGCTATTGATAATAGTATCATATATACAGGTAGTTTTACTCATGAAAATTTGAATACAGCATTAAAAACTGTGTTCAAGTCTTTACAAATACAATATTTTGAAAAAGAAAAAGGAAACATTTATTTGAGTATAAGGTGAAAAAATTGATTATTTGCTTTTTGGTAATACTACCACATTTAGCCTTTTCGCAAGAAGAGGCTAAATTTTATATTAGTTTCAATTCTGAAACGTTACAAAGTGCATTTGAAACCATTGAAGACGTTTACAATGTGAGATTTTCTTATTATGATAACCTTCTTGCTGATAAAACAATATCCTTAAATAAAGAGAAACGCTCATTACATCAAGTGCTTTCAGAAATAGAAATTCTAACCAACCTCAAATTTGAAATTATAAATGACAGATACATTATAATCAATAATAATAATAATAATAACGCTGAAACTGATATTCAAGAGTTAGAAAAGGTTGTAATAAATAGTTTTCTAACTAAAGGGATTTCTAAACGGAAAGATGGGACTTATAAAATAAACCCAAGAAGCCTTGGTATTTTGCCTGGACTTACCGAACCAGACGTTTTAGAGAGCATTCAATTATTACCAGGAGTTGTTAGTCCAAACGAAACAGCCTCTGGTTTTTTAGTTAGAGGAGGGAAAATAGACCAAAATCGAATTATTTGGGATGGTATAAATATATATCATAAAGGACATCTTTTCGGAATGATTTCACCGTTTAATCCAAATGCAACTAAGACAGTTACTTTTATTAATAAAGGCTCACATCCAAGATATGGAGAACGTGCATCAAGTGTGATTTCAATGACTACCAACTCTAAAATTGAAGATGAACTTAAAGCTCAAATCGGATTTAATGGTATTAATGCAGATGCTAATTTTGATGCACCATTAATAAAGAATAAACTAAGTGTTCAAGCGTCTGTAAGATCAAGTTATACTAATATATATCAATCTGTAACTTTCGATAGATTGGCTGAGAAAGTGTTTGAAAGCACTAAAATTGAAAATGGTGATAATCCCAATAATAATTTTAGTTTTTTAGATTTTAATATCAAACTCAACTTTAAGCCCAATGCTAATAATACCTTGTTTGTTAGTTTAATTTCTATCGATAACCAGCTCGATTATACGGTAAATCATTCTAACAGAAATGAAATGTTTAATGATCGCATGTCTATTAAAAACAAAGGCTATAGTTTTGGTTGGAACAAGCAATGGAATGCTAATTTGACGCAACAAGTGTCTGCATATTTATCAGATTATGAACTTAATTATAATTACATAACAACTCTAGATAATCAGCAAATATCTGATTTTGAAAAGCGAAATTTGATTTATGATTCAGGTATTTCAACAGAATTACAGCAGAAAATTAATAATAATAATTCCGTGACTTTTGGATATCAATATGTTCTGAAAGATGTTGGTTATGCATTTAAAAACTCATCTAATCTTGAATTTATTTTAGATCAAGATGAATCTAAAGTGCAAGCTCATAATTTGTATGCTAATTATGAATATAAAAATCCTAAGTTCTTCGATGTGTCTTTAGGCGGAAGAATTACATATTTTGATGAGTTGGAGGCTTACAGATTTGAACCTCGATTATTAATTTATAAAAGTTTGTTTAAGAATGTAAAACTTCAAATGTCTGGAGAAATCAAGAACCAAATCATTAGTGAGATTGATGAAACAATCATAAGTGATTTGTCTTTAGAAAACCGACTTTGGCGATTGGCAAATGGGAATAATTTTCCAATTATTAATAGCAAACAAGTGTCGTTAGGATTTATATTTACGAATAATGGTTGGACTTTTGATATCGATAATTATTACAAAACACTTGATAACATCATGGCCTTATCGTTTGGGTTTTTGAATCCTGAGAATAGTCAGTTTAACCTTGGTGAGCAAACAATTTATGGAATTGATCTTTTCTTGAGAAAACGATTTAACGGCTTTAATTCTTGGGTGAGTTATTCGTTTAATAATTCTGAAAGCAAGTATCGAAACTTGAATAATGATAAAGCCTTTGAATCAAGGTCTAATGTGATTCATTCGGTGTCGACATCATTGAGTTATAAAATTTCAAAACTACAAATCGCTTTAGGTTGGAGATGGCAAACAGGAAAACCTTTTACTGGATCTCATTTAGGAACCAATGGATTAGAATTTAATCAAGGAATTAATACCAAACGATTACCAGATTATCATCGCTTAGACTTTTCTTCTACCTATGCTTTTAATTTTTCTGAAGCTAGTAAGTTGAAAGGAAAAGTTGGATTTTCAATTCGGAATGTTTACAACAGAAATAATTTAATAAGTAAAGAATATATAGGGAATAATGACTTTAATAATGAGATACAGGTCATTGATAAATTTTCTCTAGGATTTACTCCAAATGTCTTGTTTAGAGTGTATTGGTGAAATAAAAATCATTTAATAGTAGCCTTATGACATTTCGATTGTGCCTAATGCAACCGTTTTCACATCTTTTATTTGATTCTAATTACAACAATCCTCTTGCTTTGATTTCTAAATACTTATTAATTGTGTCAATTGTTAAGTCTTGAGGCGATGTTAATATCGATTGAATCCCATATTTTTGAAGCTCATTGACAATCAGTCGTTTTTCGAAAGCAAATTTTTCAGCAATCACTTTGTCATATGCTTGTTGAACTGTTTCTGCAGGTTCAGTAATAAGTTGATTGAGTTCGGTGTTTTTAAAGAAAATAACGACCAATAAATGATTTTTTGCAATTCCTTTTAAATATGGTAATTGTCGATGTAAGCTATCTAAAGTTTCAAAGTTAGTGTATAAAAGCATCAAGCTTCGATGGTTAATATTTCGTTTTGTATCAGCATATAATCGGCTGTAATCAGATTCAAAAAAATCGGTGCTTACATTGTAAAGCGTTTCCAGAATGAGGTTCATTTGAGAGGTTCGCTTTTCAGCAACAACAATGTTTTCAACCTTTTTTGAGAAGGCTAAAATACCTGCTTTATCCTGTTTTTTTAATGCCACATTGGAAATTACTAAAGCAGCATTAATGGCATAATCTAATAACGTTAAGCCTTCAAAAGGCATTTTCATCACACGACCTTTATCGATGATAGAATAAATTGGTTGTGATTTTTCATCTTGAAACTGATTAACCATTAATTCACTTCGCTTAGCAGTAGCTTTCCAGTTTATGGTTCTCAAATCATCACCTAAAACATAGTCTTTTATTTGTTCAAACTCCATGGTATGACCAATCTTACGTATTTTTTTAATACCATATTGATGAAGATTATTACTGATGGCAATTAAATCGTATTTACGCAATTGCATAAAACTTGGGTAGGTTGGTACCATCGCGTTATCATCATACGTAAAGCGACGTGCAATTAAACCAAAAACAGATGTGACATAGATATTTAATTTTCCAAAATGGTATTCGCCTCGTTCAACAGGTCTTAGCTTGTATTCAATTTCTGAAGCACTAGACGCTTCCAGTTTACGATGAATGCTAAAGTCTCTTACTTGAAATTGCTCAGGAATCTCGTCAATAATATTCACAAAGACAGTAAACGTATAGTGATTGTTAAGACTTATACGTATTGGGTTTTCATCTCCATTTGAAAATTTTTCAGGGAAAATCCGATTTCCTTTTACGCCATTTTTAGCTGCAAATAATAGAATGGTATCAAGAACAGTAAGAGTAATTAATAATAGCAATACTAATTTGACGATTGCAAAACCTCTAGGAAAAATAAAACTTAACACAAATAGAACCATTATGACAATGCAAGCATAAAAGAATCTATTCTGTAAGTAAAAAGGTTTAATTCGTTTCAACATTTTTGGTAAAAGTTAGATATGTAATCTTTGCTAAATGCTTATCTTGGTATTTCTACCGCTTCAATAATTTGTCTGATAATTTGTTTTGTTGTCACACCTTCCATTTCACGTTCTGGTGTTACAATGACACGATGTTGCAATACAGGAATTGTTGCTCTTTTAATATCTTCAGGAGTTACAAAATCACGTCCACTCATCGCTGCAAAAGCTTTACTTGCCTTCAATATTGCTATAGATGCTCTCGGTGAAGCTCCTAAATATAAAAACGGATTGTTACGAGTGCTAACAATCATATCAGCTATATATTTAATTAGGTGAGATTCAATAATAATTTGATCTACGAGACCTTGAAATTTATTGATTTGTGCTTTACTCAAATGTGCTGTTATCTGATCTGTTTTTTCACCACCTTGTAAATTTTGCTCTCTATTTAAGATTTCAATTTCTTCATCTACATTAGGATAATCGATATCTATTTTGAATAAAAAACGGTCTAATTGCGCTTCTGGTAAACGGTATGTTCCTTCTTGTTCAACTGGGTTTTGCGTTGCTAAAACTATGAATGGTAATTCCATTTTAAATTTTTGTCCGTCGATGGTGATTTGTCGTTCTTCCATGACCTCAAATAAAGCAGCTTGTGTTTTTGCAGGCGCTCTATTTATTTCATCAATAAGAATCATATTAGAAAAAATCGGACCTTCTTTAAATTCAAATTCTGAATTTTTCATATTGAAAACAGACGTACCCAAAATATCACTTGGCATTAAATCTGGTGTGAATTGAATTCTACTAAACCCAATGTCTAAAGACTTTGCTAGTAGTTTTGCAGAAATGGTTTTTGCCACACCAGGAACACCTTCAATAAGTGAATGGCCATTGGCAAGAATAGAAGCTATAAGCATATCTATCATTTCCTTTTGACCAACAATAACTTTGCTAATTTCTCCTTTTATTAATGAAATGCCTTTTTGAAGTTCAGATAAATCGATACGATTTTTGAAATTGATATCGCTTTCTGCATTTTCAATAGTTTCTGAAGCTTCATTAGCTAGATTCTCAGGAGTAAGTGTTGCATCTTGCTGTTCACTTTTTGGTGTTAAATTTTCGTTTTGGTTGTCGTCTATGTGTTCCATAATTTATGTGGTATAAAAATCTTCAATTGCTTTGTTTAATCGTAATAAATCACCTTCATTACAAGGCGTTTTAGCTTTTAAATGTGCGATTTGGTTTACTAGTTTCTTAACTTTTGATTGGTCTTTTCCAGATTTTAAAGATAGATTTTTTACGAATTTTTCATCTAAAATTTGAGTATCTAAATAATAAACACGTCGTATGAATTCTAAAAAATACGTTATTTTTTTCTCAATTAGATTATCGTGATCTTTCGTTTCGTAATATAAATTTCCAATGGTTTTTGTGAAATCTACGGTTGTGTTTTTTAGAGGATTTATAACCATTACGATGCGTTGTTTTCGTTTGGCATTAAATATCATAAAGACTATTGTTGTAATTAATGCCAAATACCAAGCCCATCGTAATGCAGGTTGGCTATGTATAAATCGCAAAGGCGATGCCCCTAATTCTTTACCAAGCTTATTTCTTGAATCAAAATATATGGTGTCATCACTAAGATAAGACATGATGCTTGAAGCGTATTTTTTATTGTCTTTTTTTAGAAGGTGATAATTTGTAAATGCAATAGGTTGTAAATGGATGTAAAAATAGCCGTCTCCCCAAGATGTTTTAATGAAATTCACATATGCAGAATCTGCAAATTTTTGATATCCTAAAACAGTTGTGTAAAGTGTATCTATTTTTGAAAAATAAATATTACTTAAGCCTTTGTTTATTGTAATGGAGTCGTTTTCAAATGAAGGACTTGTTAAAGATAATTCTCCTTTACCTTTAAATGTGAAATCGTTTTGAGTGTTGAAACCTAATGTGTCTTTAAGTCTGTCAGGAAAATAATTACTAGAAAGAAAGATATCATTTCCCGCAGAAGCAAAGTCGAGTAATTCTTGTGCTGAAGTATTATCAATATTGACAAAATCATCAATAACTATATAGGTTCCGGTTGTGAGATAAGAGCTGTCTTCCCAACTGTAGTAGTCATCAAAATACTCATATGGCGTATTTTTAACGTCTTGTACTTTGCTCTCAGGAAATAAGGTTCCTAATTCTTCATAAAACACAAACGTTCCGTACGGAATTTTATGCGTTTCATTATATGTTTTTGTCCAGTTAATTGGAGGAGGAGTAGAGAATTCTATAGCAATAATACCAACGAATAGCAGTACCAAAATCCCAACGTATATTTTTAGCGTTCTACTCATTCTTTAATTGAATTTAAAAATTGAGTAAATGCATTTTTGGCTTTATTGAATTGCGGTTCGTCAATATCAAATTCACCATACCAAATATAGTTGTAGAGATACGATGTATATGAAAACTCTTCTTTTGTGACGTCATGTTCGATTTCATAATAATAGTCACTATTGGTTTTTTCTACATCATAATCTATAATTTCTGCTTTTGATAATGTTTTTAGTAACCATAAGTAATAATATCTGATGGCTAATCGGTAATTATTTTCACTTTCAGCAGTGGTGATTAAAGCTTTAAAATCGGTTTCATAAATATTGTTTTCAATATCAGTAATTGGAATAATACTTTTATCAGACGATCTGCCAAATACCCACTTTCCTTCTTTGTTAATAA is part of the Psychroserpens ponticola genome and encodes:
- a CDS encoding TonB-dependent receptor domain-containing protein, translating into MVILPHLAFSQEEAKFYISFNSETLQSAFETIEDVYNVRFSYYDNLLADKTISLNKEKRSLHQVLSEIEILTNLKFEIINDRYIIINNNNNNNAETDIQELEKVVINSFLTKGISKRKDGTYKINPRSLGILPGLTEPDVLESIQLLPGVVSPNETASGFLVRGGKIDQNRIIWDGINIYHKGHLFGMISPFNPNATKTVTFINKGSHPRYGERASSVISMTTNSKIEDELKAQIGFNGINADANFDAPLIKNKLSVQASVRSSYTNIYQSVTFDRLAEKVFESTKIENGDNPNNNFSFLDFNIKLNFKPNANNTLFVSLISIDNQLDYTVNHSNRNEMFNDRMSIKNKGYSFGWNKQWNANLTQQVSAYLSDYELNYNYITTLDNQQISDFEKRNLIYDSGISTELQQKINNNNSVTFGYQYVLKDVGYAFKNSSNLEFILDQDESKVQAHNLYANYEYKNPKFFDVSLGGRITYFDELEAYRFEPRLLIYKSLFKNVKLQMSGEIKNQIISEIDETIISDLSLENRLWRLANGNNFPIINSKQVSLGFIFTNNGWTFDIDNYYKTLDNIMALSFGFLNPENSQFNLGEQTIYGIDLFLRKRFNGFNSWVSYSFNNSESKYRNLNNDKAFESRSNVIHSVSTSLSYKISKLQIALGWRWQTGKPFTGSHLGTNGLEFNQGINTKRLPDYHRLDFSSTYAFNFSEASKLKGKVGFSIRNVYNRNNLISKEYIGNNDFNNEIQVIDKFSLGFTPNVLFRVYW
- a CDS encoding DUF4129 domain-containing protein, whose protein sequence is MNKFKFLYITLFLFGMSFNSNAVNMATIEMTTLTLQDSIYTDTEARDKRAYENLKEKYSGDEFIYERSIENSGWWSRFKQWLSDVFKDLFSLNSDAKASNVTDIVLKIFYIVIFLLVVYFIVKAIINKEGKWVFGRSSDKSIIPITDIENNIYETDFKALITTAESENNYRLAIRYYYLWLLKTLSKAEIIDYDVEKTNSDYYYEIEHDVTKEEFSYTSYLYNYIWYGEFDIDEPQFNKAKNAFTQFLNSIKE
- a CDS encoding DUF58 domain-containing protein, translated to MKRIKPFYLQNRFFYACIVIMVLFVLSFIFPRGFAIVKLVLLLLITLTVLDTILLFAAKNGVKGNRIFPEKFSNGDENPIRISLNNHYTFTVFVNIIDEIPEQFQVRDFSIHRKLEASSASEIEYKLRPVERGEYHFGKLNIYVTSVFGLIARRFTYDDNAMVPTYPSFMQLRKYDLIAISNNLHQYGIKKIRKIGHTMEFEQIKDYVLGDDLRTINWKATAKRSELMVNQFQDEKSQPIYSIIDKGRVMKMPFEGLTLLDYAINAALVISNVALKKQDKAGILAFSKKVENIVVAEKRTSQMNLILETLYNVSTDFFESDYSRLYADTKRNINHRSLMLLYTNFETLDSLHRQLPYLKGIAKNHLLVVIFFKNTELNQLITEPAETVQQAYDKVIAEKFAFEKRLIVNELQKYGIQSILTSPQDLTIDTINKYLEIKARGLL
- a CDS encoding AAA family ATPase; this encodes MEHIDDNQNENLTPKSEQQDATLTPENLANEASETIENAESDINFKNRIDLSELQKGISLIKGEISKVIVGQKEMIDMLIASILANGHSLIEGVPGVAKTISAKLLAKSLDIGFSRIQFTPDLMPSDILGTSVFNMKNSEFEFKEGPIFSNMILIDEINRAPAKTQAALFEVMEERQITIDGQKFKMELPFIVLATQNPVEQEGTYRLPEAQLDRFLFKIDIDYPNVDEEIEILNREQNLQGGEKTDQITAHLSKAQINKFQGLVDQIIIESHLIKYIADMIVSTRNNPFLYLGASPRASIAILKASKAFAAMSGRDFVTPEDIKRATIPVLQHRVIVTPEREMEGVTTKQIIRQIIEAVEIPR
- a CDS encoding FecR family protein; this translates as MKNIDLHNANDTFLAQWLEGKLSDDELKGLVSEADYKSFIKIRKGLETFDDLEGSTEASFAKIQEQIANKNGKVRNLNSKVWLIGIAASVVLFFGLFSILGNDIVTIETHFGEQKTIALLDGSEVIINSKSTLTYDEDNWENNRTLNLKGEAYFKVKKGSTFTVETDNGNVQVLGTQFNVNSVSDLLEVVCFEGKVSVQTKNENYILLPTNTVRRINGDDIEKWDISIVNPSWINGESSFKSVPLKYVISALESQYNIEINSDAIDNSIIYTGSFTHENLNTALKTVFKSLQIQYFEKEKGNIYLSIR
- a CDS encoding DUF4350 domain-containing protein, giving the protein MSRTLKIYVGILVLLFVGIIAIEFSTPPPINWTKTYNETHKIPYGTFVFYEELGTLFPESKVQDVKNTPYEYFDDYYSWEDSSYLTTGTYIVIDDFVNIDNTSAQELLDFASAGNDIFLSSNYFPDRLKDTLGFNTQNDFTFKGKGELSLTSPSFENDSITINKGLSNIYFSKIDTLYTTVLGYQKFADSAYVNFIKTSWGDGYFYIHLQPIAFTNYHLLKKDNKKYASSIMSYLSDDTIYFDSRNKLGKELGASPLRFIHSQPALRWAWYLALITTIVFMIFNAKRKQRIVMVINPLKNTTVDFTKTIGNLYYETKDHDNLIEKKITYFLEFIRRVYYLDTQILDEKFVKNLSLKSGKDQSKVKKLVNQIAHLKAKTPCNEGDLLRLNKAIEDFYTT